A single Carnobacterium alterfunditum DSM 5972 DNA region contains:
- a CDS encoding peptidylprolyl isomerase produces the protein MKRNKGYIIGVTLFIVVIGLMVFGVHTLSKSTGASFTTMFSPESSLTQTPSLDEDQIDLPQLTKEVNDNEIEIKIITTLGTIRAKVFPDLAPKAVENFLTHSDEGYYDETTFHRILTNFMIQGGDPSGDGTGGESIWGEPFETEISSQLFHLRGALAMAKTNAPVSIGSQFYIVQNPSDVSASADPSKTPDKIINAYTSGGYPSLDQLYTVFGQVIEGMDVVDAISEVETDSLDKPVQKVKIESIEVID, from the coding sequence ATGAAGAGGAATAAAGGTTATATAATTGGGGTTACATTATTTATCGTCGTAATAGGTTTAATGGTTTTTGGAGTCCATACACTGTCAAAAAGTACCGGAGCAAGTTTCACAACGATGTTTTCTCCTGAAAGTTCGCTGACTCAAACCCCTTCGCTTGATGAAGACCAAATAGATTTGCCCCAACTCACTAAAGAAGTGAATGATAATGAAATAGAAATTAAAATCATTACAACTTTAGGGACTATTCGAGCCAAAGTATTCCCTGATTTGGCTCCAAAGGCAGTAGAAAATTTTCTTACCCATAGTGATGAAGGCTATTATGATGAGACAACTTTCCACCGCATCTTAACTAATTTTATGATCCAAGGCGGTGATCCTAGCGGAGATGGCACTGGTGGGGAAAGTATCTGGGGGGAACCATTCGAAACAGAAATCTCTTCTCAATTATTCCATCTACGTGGCGCTCTAGCTATGGCTAAAACGAATGCCCCCGTTTCAATAGGGAGCCAATTCTATATCGTTCAAAATCCATCAGATGTCAGTGCATCAGCTGATCCTTCTAAGACGCCAGATAAAATAATCAATGCTTATACTTCAGGCGGCTACCCTTCACTAGATCAACTCTATACCGTTTTTGGTCAAGTGATCGAAGGCATGGACGTCGTTGATGCAATAAGCGAAGTTGAAACGGATTCGCTCGACAAACCAGTACAAAAAGTCAAAATTGAATCTATTGAAGTAATAGATTGA
- a CDS encoding DeoR/GlpR family DNA-binding transcription regulator, which translates to MLTEERYNFITEKLDHYGVIKSQELMLEMDCSESTIRRDLASLEEQGKLIRVHGGAKRVYTVEQEQTLNEKSIKNIQNKKKIAELAASFVEDGDTIFLDAGSTTFFMVPFLKEKKIRIVTNAVQHALLLSDQNNDVSLIGGKLKNTTQAIIGAASIEQLARYRFTKSFLGMNGVDRDFGFTTPDPEEASVKQQAVMNSSKVYVLADKTKFDKVTFVKVCNIEDALIITDHLTDKNHQSYFNKTTILEAKS; encoded by the coding sequence ATGCTTACCGAAGAACGTTACAACTTCATAACAGAAAAATTGGATCATTATGGAGTGATTAAGTCCCAAGAACTCATGTTAGAAATGGATTGTTCAGAGTCCACGATCCGACGCGATCTGGCTTCGCTAGAAGAACAAGGAAAACTTATACGTGTGCACGGCGGCGCTAAAAGAGTTTATACTGTGGAACAAGAACAAACGCTTAATGAGAAATCAATCAAAAACATCCAAAACAAGAAAAAAATTGCGGAATTGGCAGCCTCTTTTGTTGAAGATGGGGATACTATTTTTTTGGATGCCGGATCAACAACTTTTTTTATGGTACCTTTTTTAAAGGAAAAAAAGATACGTATTGTAACGAATGCCGTTCAGCATGCTCTTCTGCTTTCAGATCAAAACAATGACGTTTCATTAATTGGCGGAAAGTTAAAAAATACTACCCAAGCCATTATTGGAGCTGCAAGTATCGAACAATTAGCTCGCTACCGCTTTACGAAATCTTTTTTAGGTATGAATGGCGTGGATAGAGATTTTGGGTTTACCACCCCTGATCCAGAAGAAGCTTCAGTTAAACAGCAAGCTGTGATGAATAGCTCAAAAGTGTATGTTTTAGCTGACAAAACAAAATTTGATAAAGTTACTTTTGTAAAGGTTTGTAATATCGAAGATGCTTTGATTATTACAGATCATCTAACAGATAAAAATCATCAAAGTTATTTTAATAAAACAACCATATTGGAGGCAAAATCATGA